CGATGTAGAGCTTCTGATTCCCGGTGACGGTCTGCCCCTTGATGGTACCGGTGAACGTGTAGGTGTAGCCACGTGTCGGCATGCCGCCGATCACGACGGCCGGGAGTCGTTTCGCGATCACCGTGCCCTGTTGGTCCCAGACTGGTGCCCCGACGGGCAGGCCGTTCGCAGCCGAGGAACAGTCCCACTTGTCACCGATCCTCCGGGCCCAGTATTTGTTCCCCACGGAAAACGATTCCAAGAGTCCCGGGACGATGGTATGTTTGGTGTCGGGCGGGACGAACTCGGTGATCCCCGGCGTGTTGTCTGTGGGGCCGGTTGTAGTCTTCGCTCGATATGAGATGGTACGTTGCTTTTTCAAGGCCGTGACAATCTCGGTCCACGCCGCGGCGTCTCCTTTCACGGTCGGCGCTCCAGCCACGGGCTGCACTATGATAATCGAGAGGTTCACTGCTGCCGCGGCCAGACAAAGCCGGCCGATCCAGCCCAACGTCGCCATCGCGCTCCTCCTGTAGATGTCCCCGGAATGAGTGCGTTCGCCCTCGTCCTTGTCCCCCCTTCCGAGGGCACTTGCCGAAGCGATGCGTTAGCGCCGGGGCCTCGATCTCCAACGGGGAGGGAATCTGCGTCCATAGGGGAAACTCGAGTTCGCAGTAGATCGCCTTCGTCCGGAGGCGCTCCCAGTGCGACGGTCGTGGATCGTGCGGATCATCCTGTCTTTCGTCCTCGGGACAGGCATGGCCATGACCGCGCTCACTCCGGGAGGCGCGGCCCAAGGCGATGCCTCCGCAAAGGCCCAAGCCGTGGCGGCGTTTGAGAGGCTGAACTCGGTGCCAAGCTATCGGATGAAAAGCACGACCTCCGAGGCGACGGTCGTGATCGAGATCGTTCGCCCCGACAAAAGACATTTCACCGCGCAGTCGCTGAAGGGTACCGTCGAGTCCATTGCGGTCGGAAGGGAGATCCGCACCCGGTCGAGCATGCCGGGTGCGCCGGCCGGCTGGCGGTGCACGACGGCCAGCCGATTGCCCGAGACTTTTTTCGACATGAACAAGATGAAAAAAGATCTCACTGAGGTGATCCGGGGGCCCGACACGATCATCGAGGGGACCCCGGTCCATGCCTATACTGACGTGGCAAGGCGCGGGACCCTGTATGTTGCTGCGGCGACCGGCCTGCCCCGACGCCTGGTGGTCGTGAACATCCAATCCGGCAAGACCGCCACGATCGATTTCTCTGACTACGGAGCACCGATTACGATCGTGCTACCCTCGTGCGGATGAGCCAGGCATGCATCTACTGGGTTTCCTCTACCCCGCGTTCAAGCTGACGTTTGTAGGCGACACTATCGAAGTGGCCCTGCGACTCGGCAATGAGTCCATCATCTCCAAGCTTCCACACTTCGAAGCCGCTGATGCGAACTCGCTTCCCGGTCCCGCCCGGCCCGGTGTTGGTGCCGATGAGTGTCCAGTGGTACACAGAACGGTCGCCCTGAACGAGGACATTATCCATAAGGACCCGCAAATCCGGAAACGCGGTCATGAATGCCTGGGCAACCTCCGTGATAGCACTCCGCCCGGTAGCTGGAGCGCCCTCATTGATGCTGAGCGAGCCGTCCGTTGAGTAAAAGGCAGCCACGCTCGCAGGGTCCTGGCTACACCACGCTGCGGTATAGCGGAGGGCGAAATCTCGCAACTTAGCAGGGTCAGGTATCATCGGCTCCTCTCCTGATTGCGGCCCGGCAAGTACGGATTGTCCCAGCGATTGTGCTCATGGCCCTTTGATGGGGCTTGGCGAAATTCCCCCTCCAATCCGGACCGGGGGGCACGGGCCAGAGTGGCTTAGGGGCTGCAGGCATCCACGTATTGCGCGGTCTAGAATCAAGACTTCCCGGGCATTAACCAACTATTGGCGATTCATAATGCCGGGGAGTCAAAATGCTAACGGTCCTTGGCCGGATACTTAAGCGGCAGGAACATGGTTTTACGCTCATCGAGTTGGTTTTGGTGCTGGCAATTCTGAGTATCCTGGTTGCCCTTGCGTTCCCGCGCTATTTGGGCGCCCGCAAGAAGGCATTCAAGGCCGAGGCCCAGGAACTTCTCCAGGAAGCGAAGACCATGGAGTGGGCCTACTACCAGCAGTTCAACCAGTTCGATACTTCGGGGAACTCGATCGGTCTCATCCTTCCAGGTGGCATGCACTGGAGCATGCCGACATTTGGTGGGACCGGAAATCAGTCGGTTTCGGTCCAACTCGTGGGAAAACTCACCCCGATCTCGCCAACAGATAGTACGTGGGTCCTCCTCTATAGCGACGGGTCGTCTAGCGGCGGCTCATCGTTCTAGCCTGCTCCAAAGCCCCTATCGGTATTGCCTTGACGATCTCGCGGTCCGCCCCTATACTGAGTTCAAACTTCATACCGTATCGGATGGGTGCTCCCAGAGCGTCACGGGAGTAAAAGGGAAGTCCGGTGCGCGGCGCCGCCACTGGCGGCGCGGCAAAGCCGGCGCGGTCCCGCCACTGTAACGGGGAGCTGCTCCACACAATCGCCACTGGGCAACCGGGAAGGCGTGGAGCGGCGAAGATCCGGAGCCAGGAAACCTGCCCACCCGAGCGCGTACGGTGACCTTCGGCTGAAGGGAAAGTACGCATGCGGCCCTGTGCCGTGCCGGTCCCCGTGCTTCTAATGGGGGCCGTTTTTCTTGGGCCTGGCGCCGCAGACGGGGGGATGCGCGATGCCCGCATTGCTCGTTCGTCGGCACCTGGTTTGTCCCGCCTGGGTTTTTCTGATCGTGCTGGCGCTCGCGCTCCCCGCGCGCGCGCAGACCGCTCCGCCGCCCACCTTCGAGCTTCCGGAAGTGGAGGTGCCGGGGAAGCGGCCCCAGCTGCCGTCCACGACGCCGGCGTCGATCAGCGTGATCACTTCGGATGAGCTCGCGCGGCTCGGGGCGTTGACCGTTGCCGACGCCCTCCGTGTGCTGCCGGAACTGCGGATCAAGCAGAGCGGTGGGCCGGGTTCGCTCACGACGGTGAGCATCCGCGGTTCGTCCTCCGCGCAGGTGCTGATCCTCCTCGACGGCGTGCCCCTCAACCGTCCCGACCAGGCCAGCGTGGACCTGAGCACGCTGCCCATCCAGAATGTTGAGCGCATCGAGGTGCTGCGCGGGCCATTCTCGGCGATTTATGGAAGCGCGGCGCTGGGCGGCGTCATCAACATCGTCACGCGGGCGGCGCCGCTGACACTCGTGTCCACGCGGTACGGGTCATATGGTCTCGCCGGCAACCTCCTCTCGGTCGGCGGCCGGGTGGAGAACCTGACGTACCTTGTCCAGGGCATCCTGAACTCGAGCGGCGGGTTCGCCCCGGACACGGACTTCTCGAACACGACGACGATGGCGAAGCTCCGGTGGCAGACCGCGGACGATGCCGCCGCGACCCTGACGGTCAATCGGCTCTGGCATGCCACCGGCGCCCCGGGACCGCTCCCGGTCCAGGACCAGGACCCGCTCGCACGCCTCCGAGAAGACCGGACGCTCGTGGATCTTTCATGGCGGAGCGGAAAGGCCGACAGTCCGGGCATCCTGGCGCGCCTCTACTATCTCGAAGATGATGTCAACTTCAACCTCCCAAAGTTCGCCTTCCAGTCCGAAGACACGGCGCACCTGTGGGGCGTGCAGGCCCAGGTTGTCTTGGTGCCGTGGTCGGGCCACCTCCTGACGCTCGGCGGGGAGTACCAGGGACAGACGATCGCCCACAGCGATAATGCCCCCTCGCCGTTTTCGAACCAGGGATACGACCTCGCGTTCTACCTCCAGGACGATTGGCAGATTGCGAGCGGCATACTTCTGTCGCTCGGGGTCCGAGAAGACAACTTCCAGATGTACGGGAGCCAGGTCGACCCGCGCATCGGCGTAGTTGTTGTGCTCACCGACCGGCTCATCCTGCGCGCCGGCGCGGGCAGGACATTCCGGGAGCCCACGTTCGACGAGCTGGCCCCGGCACTGTTTGGCAACCCATCGCTTCAACCCGAGACCGCGTGGTCCTACGATCTGGGCGTCGAGTATGCGCTGGCGCCCGGTTTGGCACTGCACCTCACCGGGTACTATACGGACGCGACCAACCTGATCACGTCGGCCCCGCCGCTATTCGTTCCGCTGAACGTCGGCCATGCGATCGTGAACGGCGCCTCGATCGAGATCGTGGGCCAGGTCGCCGAGCAATGGTTCGTGCGGGCTAATTTCACCAATCAGCTGGCGCGCGACGCGAACACCGGCCTCGACGTGATCTATATCCCCCGCCAGCTGGCGAACGTTGAGGTGAGCTACCGATGGGCGCCCGGGAGCACCGCGACCGCGATCGTAAGCTACGTCGGCGACCGTTTCAATGATCCTGCGAACAAGGAACGGGTGCCGGGGTACTGGCTCGTCGGTCTCAACGTCGCGTGGGGGTTTGCGGCGGGATACACGCTGCAGGCCGGCGTCAATAACCTCTTCGACGTGAGCTACCAAGAGTCGCTCCACTTTCCCGAGCCAGGGAGGACGGTCTACATGGGTCTCTCGAAGACGTTCTAACTGATGATCAGGAGCACATCGAGATCCCGCTTTCTCATCGGTGCCTGCTGCGTGCTTCTTGCCGCAGCCGCGGGCCGGGCCGCATGGAGAGGTGCGCCTCCGCCGCCTCTGACCACCGGTCCGGCCGCGGCCGGTGGTCTCGCTCCTCAGCGCGGGGACACTAGGGGTCCAACCGCAGACCAGGAGGGAGCCGCTGCGCCCGGTACCTCGCTGTCGCAGCCGGCACCGCCGGAACGCCGGGTCCAGAAAGAAATTGTTCATCCCGCGGACACACCGAAGCGGACCGCGCGCCCCGCGACTTCGTCAGGCGCCGGGCAACCGTCGCCCCGTTCATCCGCATCGTCGCATGGCACCGCCGCGTCGCAGTTCACGCCCGCACAGCACCCCCAGCCACCTTCCCATTCGCCGCAGGGTTCAAGGCGCGACCCTCAGCCTGCACGCGATCCCGGCGGCTCGGAATCCGCTCCCCGACAATCTCAGACGCCCGCGGCCGGCCAGGGCCCGGCGCGTTCAGAAGACGGCGGTAGAGCGGGAGCCGGGTCCTCCGGAGCGACGACCACAACCGGAAGCGGCGAGGCCGGAAGTGGAGGTGTGGCGGGTGATGCCTCCCCTGCAGTGAGCACCCCCGGCGGTTCCACTGGAATCACTCCTCATGTCGTGCCGCCGCGGGTTATCAAGTCGGACGGAACAGAGTATCCGGTCGACGGCTTTCGACTGACGGTGCATCGGCAGGATCTTGGATCTGCGCTCTCGGTCGAAGGCGCGGAGGGCGCCGTGGGGGTGCGGGCCTTAGTCCAGGCCGATGGGACGGCGGCGAAGGTCGAGATTATCGCGCCCTCTGGTTCTCCGATACTGGACGGGGCGGCCGCGGCGGCGGTGCGCCGGTGGCTGTTTGCTCCGGCGACTCGAGACGGCGTGCCGATCGAAGCGTACGTGACGTTCAAGATTCGCTACGTCGTCCGGTGAAGGGTGGTGTGGCTGGTGGATCGCAGCCCAGCCAGCCGCGCCGCGCTCTCGTAAATCCCGAAGAACGCGAGCGAGTAGACGAGATCGCTCAGCGCGGTGTTGCGGAAGAACGGGATCGCGGCGGTGAAGGCGGCCCGCAGGCCCACCAGTGTGTGCGGGTAGAGAGGCCCCAGCCACTCGCCGAAGTTCGTCACGACGAAAAAGAGGACCGATGAGCTCAGCGCCGCCACGGCGACCCTGAGCATGGTCCGGCGCGCGCGCAGCGCCCGGCCGATAAGGACGATCAGGACGAAGCTCCCGTACACCGAGATCCATCCTGGGTAGAAGCCCAGAATCACATCGGAGAAGAACAGCGCCGCGATCGGCACGGCGAATGCCCACGCGCCCGGCATGACGGCCCCACCGAATAGCGCCATCGCGCCGATCGGCGCAAAGTTGGCGGGATGGGGCACAACGCGGAGCAGCGCGCCCGCGGCGATGAGGCCGTAGGGTAGTGCGGCAATCAACGTTCCCAGACGTTCGCGAACTCTCATCAGGCAATCACCGCGTACCATTATACCTTCTGGCCCTGCCCTTATCCTCTCCCGGCGCCGTTCTGCGAGAAAGGAGGGTGCCCGTCCGGGAGCAAAGTCCGTCCGTCGTGGTCTTCACCGCGGTCATCACCGATCACGACTTCCCGAGCCTCGAGCCGGAGGAGCGCGTCCTCCGCCCTCTTGGGGTCCAGCTCGAGGTGCTCAAATCCCCTGACCGCCACGCGCTCAAGTCCGCCCTCGGCCGCGCCGACGCGGTGATCAATCAAACGATCCCGCTTGACGCCGAGCTGATCGCCGCGATGTCCCGGTGCCTCTTGATCGTGCGATATGGCGTGGGCTATGACGGCGTCGACCTTGCTGCGGCAACACAGGCAGGGATCTGCGTCGCGAACGTCCCGGACTACGGGACCCAGGAGGTGGCGCTCCACGCCATCGCCCTCCTGCTCGCCGTCCACCGCCGCCTTTTGTTCTACGATGCCACGCTCCGCCAGGGGACGTGGCTCAAAGGCCCGCAGGCGACTCCGCCGATCCCTCGATTGAAAGGGCTCACGCTCGGCATCGTGGGACTCGGGCGCATTGGCCGGGCCGTCGCCGCGCACGCCGAGTCGCTTGGCATGCACCGGATGACCTACGACCCGTTTGTCAGCCGGTCCTCGGCGATGGAGGTGGGCGCGATCCTCGTCGATTTCGGGACGCTCCTCAGGCAATCCGATTTCGTGACGTTTCACACGCCGCTCCTGCCCGAGACGCGGCACCTTCTCGGCGAACGCGAGATCCAGCAGATGAAGCCGGGGGCGGTGGTGATCAACACTTCGCGCGGGGCCGTCGTGGACACTGCCGCGCTGGCCAAGGCGCTCCAGGCGGGACGGCTGGCCGGTGCGGGCATCGACGTCTTCGAGCAAGAGCCGCTCAAGCCGAACCATCCACTGTGGACGGCGCCCAACACCGTTCTGACACCGCACGTCGCCTGGTACAGTGTTGAGGCCATCCAAACGCTCAAGCGCCGGGTTGCCGAGGAGGTCGCGCGAGCCGCACAAGGGGAGTGGCCCCGTTCGCTCGTGAACCTCGAGGTCCGGGCCACGGCCAGACTGCGGTCCCACGCGGGTCCGGCGGGGGCCCCCTAGGGAGGAACCCGATGCCCGCTCCGAGCGTTACTCGTTAGGAGGACGCGGGTATAATATAGTGGAAGAAGCAAGAGAACGGTCGTTCGTTTGGGAGTGAGAGCGATGGTGCGATCACTTGTCGTTGGATTCGGTCTAGTAACGGCGCTGGCTGTGGCGGGCATCGTGACGCCGAAGGGCCAAGCCATGCTCGGCCTGAGCCATCCTGCCGCCGAACAAGCCACGCCAGTCACGGTCATCCAGGATAGGCCTGCGTCGATTCCGGCGCCCGTCCAATCGGTCGCGCCGGCGGGTCCAGTCCAGGGCGCGGGGGCCGCTCAACAGGCACCTGTGACAACGGTGCACCCTCAGGCACGCCCCGTTGGGCCGGTCGGTCAGCGTCCCCCGGCCGGACAGCCTCTCCCGCAGCAGGCCGGATCTGGTGGGCTCGCGGGCATCGCCAACATCTTGCTGAACTTGCCGCAGGTGCTGAACCAGGCGCACGGTGATCCCTCTCGCGGCTCCGATTCGTGGTCTGAGCAGGGGCCGTCGGACTCGAGACCGGTGCGGTTCCACAAGAAGCACAGCGAGGGAGACGATCATGTCAAAGATGCGGGTGACAGCAACAACTAGGCGGTTCGGGAAATAGCTCCAAGCGTCGTTCCGCCGCGAAGCACGAGAGCCGCCACGCTCAGTGGCGGCTCTCGAATTTGGTGCGCGCGTCCCGCCTGTGGTCGATCAAGCGGGCCCTCGAGCGGCCTCTCTTGACTCGATCAAATGTGTCTTGGAACCCCCTGCCCGGGAAGATTCGGATCCGGCGTGCCCGGCGTCATCGGCCCCGGGTTTGGGAAGCCGGGGATCTGCGGTCCCTGGTAGGGCTGCATATAGTAAAACTCCGGGTTTCCACCGCCTTTAGGCATCGGCCCCGGCCGCAGCTGATAGAGCTTCCCCTGGAAGAAGTAAAGGATCTTGTCACAGTCTTGCCCCCCAGCACCAGGTGAGGGCACGCCCGGCCCCTGGTCCTGGCCCTGCTGAGGGTTCGGCACGGGGATAAACTCCTTCGGGTTAAACGGCAGGCCCTGCGTGGGGGTCGCCGGGACCAGGATCACGTCGTGTCCGTGCGCGGCTGCACCGGCACGCCATCCCTGGGCGGCCGCGACGCCGCCAATCAAGAATATCGCACCGAGTCCTCCGATGACGATCCCCAGGACAAGCATCCGAACGCCGCGGTCGGCCATTGCCCTCGCTCCCTTCGTTGACCTGCCGGTCTTTCTTGTTATGGTAGCATACCCTTCCGCTGTTTCCCAGGCACCTGCGACGCCTTGCGACGCCGTGATCTGTCTGGGCGTCAATCTGCCGGCCCGTGCTACAATAAAGGGTGAGGTGATCCGGTGTGGCGTTGGTGATGACATTCCCCTGCGGACGCTGTGGCAAGAAGTACAGCGTCTATTATCCGAAGACGTTTATCGCCTCGGTATACGGCACGATGACCCCGGCCCAGGCCGAGCGCGAGGATGCTGAAGAAGTCGCTTCAGGCGCGATCGAGGCGACGCAGCGCCGCGCCGAGCGTGAAGGGAAGATCTGGATTGACGTGAGCCAGCAAGCCAAAGTGACGTGCACCTGCGGCAAGAACCTCAACTTGAACCTGGCCGATCACCCACGCGTTCCGCAGCGGAAAGCCGCCACCGCAGCTCGCCAGACCGGCATGATCGCATTTCCTGAGACACCGAAGAAGTCGCATGCCAAGGGACCCGGCGGATCGGGCGGTTCTACCCCGGTCGTTCCATCGGAGGGCGGCTCAGCACCACAAGGCGGCTGATCTTGATCCCCCTGGGCGTGTTCTCCGCCTCGTACTCGACGAGTTCTCCCGGTTCCAGCTTCCGCCGTCCAGCCCGACGCAGGACGCGGCGGTGCAGGAAGACGTCGTGACCCGCGGCGTCGATCACGAAGCCGTACCCCATCCGGCTATCGAACCACTTCACGACACCGCGCTCCACACCGTGACTGTTTTTGGCGGCGCAGAGGGGGATCCTCTTACGTCCCTCTACTGC
The DNA window shown above is from bacterium and carries:
- a CDS encoding ester cyclase; protein product: MIPDPAKLRDFALRYTAAWCSQDPASVAAFYSTDGSLSINEGAPATGRSAITEVAQAFMTAFPDLRVLMDNVLVQGDRSVYHWTLIGTNTGPGGTGKRVRISGFEVWKLGDDGLIAESQGHFDSVAYKRQLERGVEETQ
- a CDS encoding prepilin-type N-terminal cleavage/methylation domain-containing protein, giving the protein MLTVLGRILKRQEHGFTLIELVLVLAILSILVALAFPRYLGARKKAFKAEAQELLQEAKTMEWAYYQQFNQFDTSGNSIGLILPGGMHWSMPTFGGTGNQSVSVQLVGKLTPISPTDSTWVLLYSDGSSSGGSSF
- a CDS encoding TonB-dependent receptor; amino-acid sequence: MPALLVRRHLVCPAWVFLIVLALALPARAQTAPPPTFELPEVEVPGKRPQLPSTTPASISVITSDELARLGALTVADALRVLPELRIKQSGGPGSLTTVSIRGSSSAQVLILLDGVPLNRPDQASVDLSTLPIQNVERIEVLRGPFSAIYGSAALGGVINIVTRAAPLTLVSTRYGSYGLAGNLLSVGGRVENLTYLVQGILNSSGGFAPDTDFSNTTTMAKLRWQTADDAAATLTVNRLWHATGAPGPLPVQDQDPLARLREDRTLVDLSWRSGKADSPGILARLYYLEDDVNFNLPKFAFQSEDTAHLWGVQAQVVLVPWSGHLLTLGGEYQGQTIAHSDNAPSPFSNQGYDLAFYLQDDWQIASGILLSLGVREDNFQMYGSQVDPRIGVVVVLTDRLILRAGAGRTFREPTFDELAPALFGNPSLQPETAWSYDLGVEYALAPGLALHLTGYYTDATNLITSAPPLFVPLNVGHAIVNGASIEIVGQVAEQWFVRANFTNQLARDANTGLDVIYIPRQLANVEVSYRWAPGSTATAIVSYVGDRFNDPANKERVPGYWLVGLNVAWGFAAGYTLQAGVNNLFDVSYQESLHFPEPGRTVYMGLSKTF
- a CDS encoding energy transducer TonB; this encodes MPPRVIKSDGTEYPVDGFRLTVHRQDLGSALSVEGAEGAVGVRALVQADGTAAKVEIIAPSGSPILDGAAAAAVRRWLFAPATRDGVPIEAYVTFKIRYVVR
- a CDS encoding DUF6580 family putative transport protein, coding for MRVRERLGTLIAALPYGLIAAGALLRVVPHPANFAPIGAMALFGGAVMPGAWAFAVPIAALFFSDVILGFYPGWISVYGSFVLIVLIGRALRARRTMLRVAVAALSSSVLFFVVTNFGEWLGPLYPHTLVGLRAAFTAAIPFFRNTALSDLVYSLAFFGIYESAARLAGLRSTSHTTLHRTT
- a CDS encoding C-terminal binding protein, giving the protein MPVREQSPSVVVFTAVITDHDFPSLEPEERVLRPLGVQLEVLKSPDRHALKSALGRADAVINQTIPLDAELIAAMSRCLLIVRYGVGYDGVDLAAATQAGICVANVPDYGTQEVALHAIALLLAVHRRLLFYDATLRQGTWLKGPQATPPIPRLKGLTLGIVGLGRIGRAVAAHAESLGMHRMTYDPFVSRSSAMEVGAILVDFGTLLRQSDFVTFHTPLLPETRHLLGEREIQQMKPGAVVINTSRGAVVDTAALAKALQAGRLAGAGIDVFEQEPLKPNHPLWTAPNTVLTPHVAWYSVEAIQTLKRRVAEEVARAAQGEWPRSLVNLEVRATARLRSHAGPAGAP
- a CDS encoding cold shock domain-containing protein → MKWFDSRMGYGFVIDAAGHDVFLHRRVLRRAGRRKLEPGELVEYEAENTPRGIKISRLVVLSRPPMERPG